The following is a genomic window from Candidatus Gastranaerophilales bacterium.
CAGACGTGTGCTCTTCCGATCTCCAGCGAATTTTATAATCAGATTTCGCAGTTTGGGATGGGGCATAAAACGGGTATAGATTTACCGGGCGAATCTTCGGGTTTGCTGCCGCCAGCTAATACCTGGAGGCAAAGTACACAAGCTACGATTGCTTTCGGATACAGTTTGGCATCTACTCCCATTCAAATGGCATCGGCAGTAGCGGCTATTGCTAATAAAGGTGTTTGGGTAACTCCGCATGTTATTAAATATTCCGAAGAGGAGGCTGTTGAGAAAATTAAAACTCATCAGGTATTAAACCCTCAAACAGCAGCTGATATAACAACACTGTTAGCCGGCAGTATAGCAAGCTCTAAATCTACGGCAGGCAAAATCCCCAATTTTACGGTTGCAGGCAAAACAGGTACTTCACGGAAGCCCAATCCCCATGGTCCGGGGTATTTAACCGGGGTTGTTTATACCTCTTTTGCTGCGTTCTTTCCTTCAAAAAATCCCGAGATTTTGGTAATGGTAGTTGTTGACAGTCCAAAAGGAGCAGAGGTATGGGGTTCTACCGTTGCAGGTCCCGTCTTTAATGAAGTTGCTACTTTTGTAACACGCCACTTAAGAATGAAACCCGATGCACCGGGATTGAATGTTAAAAAATAAGGAGATATGCATATGAGATTAGATGAAATTATAAGGTTTATAAGGCCCGAAGAGATATTAAATTTGAACGATAACCCTGATGTTCGGGATATTTCATATAACTCTAAAACAACAAAACAGGGTGATATTTTTGTTTGTTTAATAGGTGAAAAGCTTGACGGACATGTGTTTGCAAAACAGGCACAGGAAAACGGCGCTGTTGCAATAGTTGCCCAAAGAGAGATAGAAGGCATTACAATACCTGTCTTGATTGTTAAAGATACGCAGCTTGAAATTTCCAACCTTGCAGGTGTTTTGTTCGATTTTCCGTCTAAAAAAATAGACCTGATAGGGGTAACCGGTACAAACGGGAAAACAACCGTAACTCACCTTATTGAGCGGATTTATGAATATAATAATATACCCTGCGGTCTTATAGGCACTCTTGGTTATAAAATCAATTCATCAGGCGGGTACAAAGATGCCAAACATACGACGCCTCAGTCGCCTGAATTGCAAAAAACTTTTCAGACTATGCTTGAAAACAAAGTGAGTACTGTTGTTATGGAAGTCAGTTCTCATGCGCTTTCACAGCACCGTACAGGCTGCTGCGAATTTGATTGTGCTGTTTTGACCAATTTAACGCAAGACCATCTTGATTACCATATAACAATGCAAAATTACTTCGAAGCAAAAGCAAAATTGTTTTCAGGTTTGGCAAAAGGCGGTACCGCTATAATCAATGCAGACGATGAAAGAGCAGAGGATTTTATAAAAGCAACAGCGCCTTTGGTCAGGATTTTCACCTACGGTGTCGAAAATGATGCCGATGTAAAAGCATCTAATATTCAATTCAGCACCGACGGTGCGGTTTTTGACTGCTCTACACCTGTCGGTGATTTTAAAATCACCCTGCAAATGACGGGGTTATTTAGTGTTTACAATGCTTTAGCTGCCTTTACAACAGCGATTTCTCAAAAATTAAGCATCCCATTAACACTAAAAGCTCTGCAGGAAACCCATGGAGTGGCAGGAAGATTTGAAGCGATTACACGTTCACCGCTTACCATTGTAGATTATGCCCATACCCCTGACGGTTTGGATAATGTACTTAAAGCAGCCCGTAAAATTCTTCCTGACGGTGGAAAACTGATTTGCGTGTTTGGATGCGGCGGCGACAGGGATGCTACAAAACGCCCTAAAATGGGGGCAATAAGCGAACAACTGGCTGATATTTCCATTGTTACATCTGATAACCCGAGAAGCGAAGACCCCCAGCAAATTATTACGGATATTCTCTCGGGTATAAATTCGCTTGACAGTACAAAAATCATGGTAGAAATAGACAGACACAGCGCAATTCTCCTGGCGTCAAAACAGGCACAGCCCGATGATATTGTGGTAGTTGCCGGTAAAGGACATGAAGACTATCAGATATTAAAGGACAAAACTATCCACTTTGACGATGCCCGGGAAGTAAGAGAAGCTTTCGGGGTAAAGCAATAAAGCAACAGTTGTGAATTAAGGTTCTATAATTTATTCTTCAACTATAGAAATGCTGAAAATACCGGCACTTCTTGCATTGTCCATAAGTTTAACAACCGCGCCATGGGTAGAATTTGAATTTGCCTGAATTAAAAGCCCTTCGCTTTTATCCTTGGCTCTTTCCTTTAGCTCGGATTGCAGGTCGTTTACGGCGATAACCTCATTATCCACCAAATACTGTCCGTTTTCATTTACTTCTACCGTAAGTATTTTAGATTCTTTTTGCTCCTGTGAAGCTTCCTGCGCTGAAGGTACAGCAAGAGTTAAACCCTGTTGGTCAAGCATTGGTGCTACTACCATCATTATAATAAGCAGTACCAAAAATATGTCGGTCAACGGAGTAATATTTATTTCGTTAAATGTATTTCTTTGCTTTCTTATCATTTTCTACTCCTCCGGCAAATCTTCGTTGGAAGCATTTTGAAGTCTTTTTTGTTCTTTTTTATTTAAAGGCTCGCCCGCCACGGTCAGTTTTTCATATCCGCTTCCCTGCGCAGCTTTAACAACTTTAAGAATTTCCGAGCTTTTTGTGCTTTCGTCGGCTTTTACCACTACGCTTTTATCAGGTGATAATTCAAGCAAAGACTTTAACTCATCTTCCAGCTGCATAGCTTTTACCTGTTTGTCATTTACAAAAAGTTCATCATTTTTTGTAATACTTACGATAACTTGTTTATTTTCAACATTTACACCGCTGTTTACTTCAGGAATTGTAA
Proteins encoded in this region:
- a CDS encoding UDP-N-acetylmuramoyl-L-alanyl-D-glutamate--2,6-diaminopimelate ligase; its protein translation is MRLDEIIRFIRPEEILNLNDNPDVRDISYNSKTTKQGDIFVCLIGEKLDGHVFAKQAQENGAVAIVAQREIEGITIPVLIVKDTQLEISNLAGVLFDFPSKKIDLIGVTGTNGKTTVTHLIERIYEYNNIPCGLIGTLGYKINSSGGYKDAKHTTPQSPELQKTFQTMLENKVSTVVMEVSSHALSQHRTGCCEFDCAVLTNLTQDHLDYHITMQNYFEAKAKLFSGLAKGGTAIINADDERAEDFIKATAPLVRIFTYGVENDADVKASNIQFSTDGAVFDCSTPVGDFKITLQMTGLFSVYNALAAFTTAISQKLSIPLTLKALQETHGVAGRFEAITRSPLTIVDYAHTPDGLDNVLKAARKILPDGGKLICVFGCGGDRDATKRPKMGAISEQLADISIVTSDNPRSEDPQQIITDILSGINSLDSTKIMVEIDRHSAILLASKQAQPDDIVVVAGKGHEDYQILKDKTIHFDDAREVREAFGVKQ
- a CDS encoding biopolymer transporter ExbD; this encodes MIRKQRNTFNEINITPLTDIFLVLLIIMMVVAPMLDQQGLTLAVPSAQEASQEQKESKILTVEVNENGQYLVDNEVIAVNDLQSELKERAKDKSEGLLIQANSNSTHGAVVKLMDNARSAGIFSISIVEE
- a CDS encoding biopolymer transporter ExbD, with protein sequence MAISTEKKGKIFNEINITPLTDIFLVLLIIMMVMAPTFSSMDKNITIPEVNSGVNVENKQVIVSITKNDELFVNDKQVKAMQLEDELKSLLELSPDKSVVVKADESTKSSEILKVVKAAQGSGYEKLTVAGEPLNKKEQKRLQNASNEDLPEE
- a CDS encoding penicillin-binding transpeptidase domain-containing protein codes for the protein QTCALPISSEFYNQISQFGMGHKTGIDLPGESSGLLPPANTWRQSTQATIAFGYSLASTPIQMASAVAAIANKGVWVTPHVIKYSEEEAVEKIKTHQVLNPQTAADITTLLAGSIASSKSTAGKIPNFTVAGKTGTSRKPNPHGPGYLTGVVYTSFAAFFPSKNPEILVMVVVDSPKGAEVWGSTVAGPVFNEVATFVTRHLRMKPDAPGLNVKK